TCATAGAAGATACCATAATCCAACATCAGCAGCATTTCGCCGGGTGTCTCCAGGTCCTGAATACCAAAGAAACCTTCAGATGCATTGTAAGTTTCCAGATAATACATCTCGTTGTTAGGTATCAGCTTTTTAAACTGCTCCCGATATGGGGTAAAATTTACTGCACCATGGAAATAAAGCTCAAGGTTGGGCCAAACCTCTAGCAAATTATTTTTACCGGTAATCTCTAATATACGTTTAAAGAGCAGGATATTCCAGGTAGGTACCCCGCTGATGCTGGTTACGTTTACATCTTTGGTGGCATACGCCATTTTTTCTATTTTCTCCTCAAAGTTCTCGAGAAGCGCTATATCCAGGTGAGGTGTACGATAAAACTCAGCCCATAGGGGCAGGTTCTTCATGATCACTGCAGAAAGGTCGCCAAAAAAGGTAGCGTCACTCAGCTGGCTTACCTGATGGCTGCCGCCGAGGGTGAGGCTTTTACCCGTAAAAATACGTGCATCGGGTCGGTTATTAAAGTAGAGAGTAAGCATATCTTTGCCACCTTTAAAATGGCACTCCTCTAAAGATTCTTCACTTACCGGTATGAATTTGCTCCTGTCGCTGGTAGTGCCTGACGACTTCGCAAACCATCGTATCTCAGATGGCCAAAGCACATTTTGCTCGCCCTTGAGCATTCGTTCTATATAAGGCTTTAGCGTATCGTACGTTTGTATTGGTACCCGCTCCTTAAAATCAATAAGATTTTCAATGCTTTTATAGTGATGCTTTTTGCCCCATTCCGTGTTTTCAGCACCAGCAACTAATTGCTCAAACCACTCTTCCTGTACTTCGTTTGGATACTTCATAAAAAGCTCTATCTGATGGATACGCTTTTTCATAAACCAGGTAAAAACAGAGTTTAAAATGGTCATACAGGATGTTTAGCAGTGCGTTTTGACGTGTTTGATAATTGGTTGCGATAAATACATAATTACCAATACCTGCCACAGCAGCTTTGAAGATGCACCGGCAGATTAAAACTAAAGAAACTTATTGAGCAAAAGTTTTTCTCTTCAAAACAAAATTTGCACCCAGGTATACTTTACGTACCAAATCATTAGCGGCGAGTACTTCCGGCACGCCGGACTCGAGTATCTTCCCTTCAAATAGCAGATAGGCGCGGTCCGTTATTGAGAGAGTCTCCTGTACATTGTGGTCGGTTATTAAAATACCGATATTGCGGTGGCGGAGTTTTGCAACCATCGCTTGTATCTCTTCTACAGCAATAGGGTCTACACCAGCAAAAGGCTCATCAAGCAGAATGAAGTTTGGTTCGGCAGCAAGCGCCCGTGCTATTTCAGTACGACGCCGTTCACCCCCGGATAGTAAGTCGCCACGATTTTTGCGTACTTTATGCAGGCTGAACTCATCTATCAGTTCCTCCAGCTTATCCCGCTGCTTATCTTTAGGCATTTTACCCATTTCCAGCACCGCTTTGATGTTATCTTCAACCGTGAGCTTTCTGAACACAGAAGCTTCCTGTGCCAGGTAACCTATACCTTTTTGTGCTCGGCGGTACATTGGATCTCCGGTTATATCCTCATCATCAAGGTATATTTTACCTTCATTAGGCTTAATAAGGCCTACTATCATGTAAAACGACGTAGTTTTACCTGCCCCATTTGGGCCAAGTAACCCAACGATTTCGCCCTGCGAAACGTTGAACGTTACGTCGCTTACAACAGTGCGCTGTTTATACTTTTTAATCAGATGTTCTGCCCGTAATATCATAAAGCCCTAGCCCTCTTTATCTCCCGTAACGTGAGACTGGTGGTATTGTTATATTATATGCCGCCGGTACTGTTTGGTTTAGTAGCTCACATTTACTTAAACGGAACTAAATCTAATCCCTTTTATATTCAATTGGATGCTTCGCTGCTCGCGCCAAACATTCTCTTCGATGGTATAACACACATCAAAAGGTACATTCGGTTTTAGCATTGGCAGGTACTCGCCATGGTTAAAAGCAATACAGCTAAACGCCGCCGACCACGGCTGTATTATATTCATTTTTATGTGATTACCACCCACCAACCCTGCATTGCCGCTAACATACACATTTTTGGTTAGGAACACCGGTGCCATATTCTCCGGGCCGAATGGTGCAAACTGCGCCATTATCCTGAAAAATTTCGAATCAATATCGCTGAGGTTCAACTCCGCATCGATAACAATCTGCTGTGTTAGTTGCTCTTCGCTAATGCTGGTGCTTACTACTTCTTCAAACCGGTGCATAAAAGCGTCGACATTCTCGGGCTTCATAGTTAAACCAGCTGCATAACGATGACCACCAAACTGTATCAGCAGGTCACTACAGCCGCAAAGTGCTTCGTAGAGGTCATACCCTAATACCGAGCGTGCTGAACCTGCCACATGCCCATTAGAGCGGGTAAGCACCACTGTCGGCCGGTAATACTTCTCAGTTAACCGCGATGCTACAATGCCGATAACACCCTTATGCCAGTTCTCGTTGAAAACAACGGTAGATTTTCGCTTGATCAGTGCTTCATCACTATCAATCATACCCAAGGCTTCATCAGTAATCTGCTGATCGTGTCCTTTGCGCTCCGCATTTCGGCTGTTTATCAACAACCCTTGTTCCTTTGCTTTATCTTCATGGCAGGCGATCAGAAGTTTCACCGCATCTTTTGCATCAGCTATACGCCCGGCAGCATTAATGCGGGGACCTAATGAGAATACAACATCAGAAATGGTGTAAGGGCCACCACGGCCAGATACCTCCATAAGCGTTTTAATTCCAATGCAAGGGTCGTTGTTAATCTTTTGCAAACCAAGGTGTGCCAGCACACGGTTTTCACCTGTGATGTGTACAATGTCGCAGGCAATGCTTATAGCGGCTAAGTCGTAATACTCGGCAACTTGCTCAAAAGGCAAATCATGTTTCTGAGTGTAAGCTTGGGCAAGCTTAAAGCCGATGCCACAACCGGAAAGCTCTTTATAAGGATAATCGCAATCAGCTCTTTTAGGATCCAGTATAGCTACGGCATCCGGTAACTCGTCGCCGGGTAAGTGATGGTCACAAATAATGAAATCGATATTAAGGGTATTCGCGTAAGCAATTTTATCAACAGACTTGATACCACAGTCAAGTGCGATAATCAGCGTAAAGCCGTGCTCTGCAGCATAATCAATCCCCTGCGTTGATATCCCATACCCCTCTTTATAGCGGTCGGGAATGTAGTATTCTATGTTGCCATGATGTTTTTTAAAGAAGCTATATACCAGCGAAACGGCCGTAGTACCGTCCACATCATAGTCGCCAAAAACTAAAAACTTCTCGTTGCGGGCTATTGCAAGGTCAATACGATCGATAGCTTTTTCCATATCCTGCATCAGAAATGGATCATACAGGTGCAGCTCGCTTGGCCTGAAAAAAAAACGGGCTTCTTCGAAACTGCTAATAGCCCTATGAGCAAGCAGGTTAGCTAATACCGGACTTATGTTAAGCTCAGTCGCTAAATGCTCTATCACTTCAGTACTACCGGCATCTTTCAATACCCATCGTTTGGCCATATCAATAGAAAATAAGATGACAAAGATAGCGGTTTCGCATTAACCCTTACTAACGCCTCTGTCGCTAAAATACCATCAACATTAAAACGTATTTTGCCCTGGCTTGCTAATCCGCAATTTACAGTTATCAGCACATGCATGAATTCGCCCAAAGCATTCATTCCTAACGCTATCAACCACTTAACTATACAAAATTATTATTTGCTAAAACCTTTTTAAACCGTATTTTTGCAAACTTAATTTTTAAATACAAAGATGTCAGCAACCGAGGTGAATACAAAAACTACAGCCCCAACCAATGTGGTGGAGAAGAAAGGTAGTTTTATTCAGGAGAATCAAAAAAGCTTACTATTTATAGCTGGAGCTATTATTGTTTTAGTTGTAATATACATTGCTTACTTAAGGCTTTACCTGGCTCCTCGTGAAGTTACTGCAGCTAATCAGATGCATGTAGCACAGGAATACTGGGCCAAGAAAGACTGGGACAAGGCTATTAAGGGTGCTGATAGCTATCCTGGCTTTGAGAAAATTATTGCTGATTACAGTAATACCAAAACTGCTAACCTGGCTTATTTTTACCTTGGCGTTGCTTACCTCAATAAAGGCGAGTTCCGTAAGGCTATTGATAACTTCAACAGCTATCGTGGAGATGATGTTATGGTGGCGGCAGAAGCTTACGGTGGCGCAGCGGACGCTTACGTAGAACTTAAAGATTACGACAAAGCAGAGACCTACTTTAAAAAAGCGATTGATAAAGCTAATAACCAGTTCTTATCTCCCGTTTACCTGAAAAAATTAGGCCTTGTTTACGAAGCTAAAAACGACAATAAGGCAGCTGCTGAAAGCTATAAGAAAATAAAGACAGATTACCCGGCAAGTGCTGAAGCCCAAAACATTGATGAGTATATTGCACGTGCTGAGGCAAAATCATAAGTACTACAAGTAAAAGTAAAAAGGTTGAAAATGGCCCGCGTAGTTTGCGGTAACATTTTCAACCTTTTTTTATTTAAAACCTTTAAGCGATTAATTAATAACGATCAACGTATGGCATCATCATTAAAAAACCTCTCTGATTTTTCAACTGCGTCAGATATCCCTTCTGCAGAAGATTTTACATTTGGTATTGCCGTAGCAGAATGGAATGCTGAAGTTACCGGCGCTTTATACAAAGGTGCATTTGACACTTTAGTTAAATATGGCGCAAAAGAGGAGAATATACATAGCTACCCTGTTCCGGGTAGTTACGAACTTGTTGCAAGTGCCGACCTTTTGCTGCAAACGGGTAAGTTTGATGCTATTATATGTTTAGGTTGTGTGATACAGGGCGAAACCCGTCACTTCGATTTTATATGTGACGCGGTTGCAAATGGTCTGTATACTGTTGGTGTAAAATATGCTAAACCTGTTATATTTGGTGTGTTAACCACTAACGATCAGCAACAGGCAATTGACAGGGCAGGCGGCAAACATGGCAACAAAGGAGACGAGGCTGCTGTAACAGCGATTAAAATGGCCAAGTTGGCTGCAAAATTAAAGGAGTAAAAACGTATTATTGTGTTTACAAAAATAAAAATGAAAAAAGCACTTTACATTGCTGTTGTAGCATTGGCTTTAGGTTGCAGCATATCTTCATGCTCTAACAAACTTTGTCCGGCTTATGGCTCCTACCCTAATAGGGGAAGGTAGGAACGGTGTGTTGTTTATAGCTTTAATTAAAACCTACGCAGTTTTACATTGTATTAACTATTAACAAAGTTTATACTCGTAATTTTGCTTTATGGAATGGATATCGTTAGATACTGCGGCGCAGATAGATAATATTAAACAAAATCAAGGCTATAGTTTAATATTTAAACATAGTACACGCTGTTCTATCAGCATGATGGCCAAGAGGCGATTTGAACTCGACTGGGAAAACCTGCCTGATGATATGCCCCTCTATTTTCTTGACTTGATTAAACATCGTGAACTATCGAATAAAATTGCGACAGATTTCCAAGTACATCACGAATCTCCTCAATTGCTGTTAATAAAAGATGGCGAGTGTGTACTTGACCAATCACATGGTGCTATTTCAGTAGACGAAGCCGTTTCGGTATTGAACTAAGTATTGTTTTACAGCTATAAAAAAATTAGAACTCAATAAAAAAGGCCCGCCAAAAGCGGGCCTTAATATTTTATGAGTCTTAAACTTATACCGAAAACGAAGATCCACAACCGCAGGTGCTTGCTGCATTAGGATTGTTAAAGGTAAATCCACGGGCATTCAATCCATCCTGAAAGTCTATCTGCATACCGGCAAGGTAAAGGCCATGCGCTTTATGCATGTACACTTTAATACCATCAATAATGAATTCCTGATCGCCATCCTTCTTTTGATCGAAGCCAAGAACATAGTTCATGCCCGAACAGCCACCACCTTCAACACCAACACGCAGGCCAAACTCGTCCGAAATCTCCTGCTGATCTTTAAGCTTAAAAAGTTCTTTAACGGCACCCGGTGTAAACGTAACAGGTGCGGTAAGGGTTTCAACAACAGCGCTCATCTTATTTTATATTTAAACACACAAATATAAGCTAAAATGCGGATTTTTGTTTCGGCCTGGATATTATGACCTCTGCCTAACATTACCTAAAATGATGCTTTATAGTTTACTAATCGACATTCTTAAATATTCCGTTGCTGGCATTGGCGTGGTTTACGTTGCTTTTTATATGCTTAAACCATATCTGGATAAATCTCAAAATTTGCAGATATTGGAGATAAAAAAAGCCGTAAGTACCCAAACACTGCCACTTAAATTACAAGCCTATGAGCGCCTGGTGTTGTTTGTAGACAGGATAAACCCTGCTAATATGCTTATAAGGTTAAACGGCAACAACCTGTCTGCTGCAGAATTACAAGTGGTTATCCTTAACGAGATCCGCACGGAACTGCAGCACAATACTACCCAGCAAATATATGTGAGCACCCGTGCCTGGAGCGTCATCCGCAAGGTAAAGGATGATACCGTTTCCCTGATCAACAACGCGGTTCAGGGCTTACCGGAGAGTGCCACAGGACTAGATCTTGGTCGGATGCTATTAAATCATTTAGGCAAAGTTGAAGATAACCCTTATGACATTGCCACCAACTTGCTGCGCCAGGACCTGGAAGACCTTTTTTGATCTACCTTCAGCAATAGCTTAAACAAGCATAAATAAACCGGTTTACAGCCGTTTTCACGAGCAGAAATCTTTAAAAACCACACTTAATTAAGCATAGCGATGAGTAAAAAATTCACCACTTCTTCCGGCATTGAAATTAAGGAGGTTTATACTCAGCCATCCGGTATGGAAGAGCTTCCCGGTGAGTTTCCTTACACCCGTGGGATACAAAAAGACATGTATCGTGGTAAGCCCTGGACCATGCGCCAGTATGCTGGTTTTTCAACAGCCGAAGAAAGCAACAAACGCTACCATTACCTGCTAGGTCAGGGGACCATGGGTCTTTCAGTTGCCTTTGACCTGCCCACCCAAATAGGTTATGACAGCGATCATGAACTAGCCGAAGGCGAAGTGGGCAAAGTGGGCGTTGCCATAGACTCGTTAAAGGATATGGAGATTTTGTTCAACGGCATAGAGCTGAAGAATATTACTACGTCCATGACCATCAACGCTACAGCCTCTATACTGCTGGCAATGTATATTGCCCTGGCGAAAAAACAAGGTGCTGATCTTAAGCAACTATCAGGCACCATTCAAAACGACATCTTAAAAGAATACGCAGCAAGGGGAACCTACATCTACCCTCCCGGCCCATCCATGCGGCTCATCACCGATATATTTGAGTACTGCAGTAAAGAAGTTCCTAAATGGAACACCATTTCCATCTCAGGATACCACATACGTGAGGCAGGGTCCACCGCCGTACAAGAACTTGCCTTTACACTTGCTAATGGCAAGGCTTACTTAAAAGCAGCACAAAGCAAAGGGTTAGACATTAATGTATTTGCGAAAAGGCTCTCCTTCTTTTTTAACTGCCACAACAACTTTTTTGAAGAGATTGCAAAATTTCGGGCGGCAAGGCGTATGTGGGCCAATATCACTAAGAAACTTGGCGCTACCGACCCGTCTGCACAAAAGCTTCGTTTCCATACACAAACAGGGGGCTCTACCCTTACTGCGCAGCAGCCCATGAATAATATTGTAAGGGTAAGCATGCAGGCCCTGGCAGCGGTGCTTGGCGGCACACAATCCTTACATACCAACGGTTATGACGAAGCTCTTTCCCTCCCAACAGAGGCCGCAGCCAAAATAGCTTTGCGTACCCAGCAGATCATCGCTTTTGAAAGCGGCGCTACCGATACTGTAGACCCGCTGGCCGGCTCGTTCTTCATAGAAGAGCTTACCAACGAAATTGAAAAAGCCGCCCAGGTGTATATAGATAAGATAGACGCTATGGGGGGATCGGTAAAAGCGATTGAGCAGGACTACATGCAGCAGCAGATAGCAGCATCGGCATACCAGTATCAAAATGACATAGAAAGCGGCGAAAAAACACTGGTGGGGGTAAATAAATTTAATGAGCCTGAACCTGTGGGAGATACCGTTTTCCGGGTTGATGATGCCATCCGGCAGAAACAAATAGAGCAAAAACAGCGTTTAAAAGAAGAACGAAACAACGCAGAGGTAACACTTGCACTGCAGGAATTGAGAATTGCAGCCGGCGGCACGGCCAATCTGATGCCTTACATTTTAACCGCGGTAGAGCGCTATGCAACACTCGGTGAAATCGCGGATGTGCTCCGGGAAATATTTGGAGAGCATTAATTACAAGTTATTATTTTATCTAATTTTTAAAACGAATTTACCTTTTAAATAAAGGCAAATTTGCGGGATTTTGTTGTTTAAACTTTTAAAAACGCCTTTCCGTTGAATGTGAGCAGATAATGAAAAAACG
The genomic region above belongs to Mucilaginibacter terrenus and contains:
- the ytxJ gene encoding bacillithiol system redox-active protein YtxJ, which produces MEWISLDTAAQIDNIKQNQGYSLIFKHSTRCSISMMAKRRFELDWENLPDDMPLYFLDLIKHRELSNKIATDFQVHHESPQLLLIKDGECVLDQSHGAISVDEAVSVLN
- the ribH gene encoding 6,7-dimethyl-8-ribityllumazine synthase; translated protein: MASSLKNLSDFSTASDIPSAEDFTFGIAVAEWNAEVTGALYKGAFDTLVKYGAKEENIHSYPVPGSYELVASADLLLQTGKFDAIICLGCVIQGETRHFDFICDAVANGLYTVGVKYAKPVIFGVLTTNDQQQAIDRAGGKHGNKGDEAAVTAIKMAKLAAKLKE
- a CDS encoding DUF7935 family protein yields the protein MMLYSLLIDILKYSVAGIGVVYVAFYMLKPYLDKSQNLQILEIKKAVSTQTLPLKLQAYERLVLFVDRINPANMLIRLNGNNLSAAELQVVILNEIRTELQHNTTQQIYVSTRAWSVIRKVKDDTVSLINNAVQGLPESATGLDLGRMLLNHLGKVEDNPYDIATNLLRQDLEDLF
- a CDS encoding HesB/IscA family protein is translated as MSAVVETLTAPVTFTPGAVKELFKLKDQQEISDEFGLRVGVEGGGCSGMNYVLGFDQKKDGDQEFIIDGIKVYMHKAHGLYLAGMQIDFQDGLNARGFTFNNPNAASTCGCGSSFSV
- the lptB gene encoding LPS export ABC transporter ATP-binding protein, whose translation is MILRAEHLIKKYKQRTVVSDVTFNVSQGEIVGLLGPNGAGKTTSFYMIVGLIKPNEGKIYLDDEDITGDPMYRRAQKGIGYLAQEASVFRKLTVEDNIKAVLEMGKMPKDKQRDKLEELIDEFSLHKVRKNRGDLLSGGERRRTEIARALAAEPNFILLDEPFAGVDPIAVEEIQAMVAKLRHRNIGILITDHNVQETLSITDRAYLLFEGKILESGVPEVLAANDLVRKVYLGANFVLKRKTFAQ
- a CDS encoding tetratricopeptide repeat protein; this encodes MSATEVNTKTTAPTNVVEKKGSFIQENQKSLLFIAGAIIVLVVIYIAYLRLYLAPREVTAANQMHVAQEYWAKKDWDKAIKGADSYPGFEKIIADYSNTKTANLAYFYLGVAYLNKGEFRKAIDNFNSYRGDDVMVAAEAYGGAADAYVELKDYDKAETYFKKAIDKANNQFLSPVYLKKLGLVYEAKNDNKAAAESYKKIKTDYPASAEAQNIDEYIARAEAKS
- a CDS encoding acyl-CoA mutase large subunit family protein, with product MSKKFTTSSGIEIKEVYTQPSGMEELPGEFPYTRGIQKDMYRGKPWTMRQYAGFSTAEESNKRYHYLLGQGTMGLSVAFDLPTQIGYDSDHELAEGEVGKVGVAIDSLKDMEILFNGIELKNITTSMTINATASILLAMYIALAKKQGADLKQLSGTIQNDILKEYAARGTYIYPPGPSMRLITDIFEYCSKEVPKWNTISISGYHIREAGSTAVQELAFTLANGKAYLKAAQSKGLDINVFAKRLSFFFNCHNNFFEEIAKFRAARRMWANITKKLGATDPSAQKLRFHTQTGGSTLTAQQPMNNIVRVSMQALAAVLGGTQSLHTNGYDEALSLPTEAAAKIALRTQQIIAFESGATDTVDPLAGSFFIEELTNEIEKAAQVYIDKIDAMGGSVKAIEQDYMQQQIAASAYQYQNDIESGEKTLVGVNKFNEPEPVGDTVFRVDDAIRQKQIEQKQRLKEERNNAEVTLALQELRIAAGGTANLMPYILTAVERYATLGEIADVLREIFGEH
- the recJ gene encoding single-stranded-DNA-specific exonuclease RecJ; translated protein: MAKRWVLKDAGSTEVIEHLATELNISPVLANLLAHRAISSFEEARFFFRPSELHLYDPFLMQDMEKAIDRIDLAIARNEKFLVFGDYDVDGTTAVSLVYSFFKKHHGNIEYYIPDRYKEGYGISTQGIDYAAEHGFTLIIALDCGIKSVDKIAYANTLNIDFIICDHHLPGDELPDAVAILDPKRADCDYPYKELSGCGIGFKLAQAYTQKHDLPFEQVAEYYDLAAISIACDIVHITGENRVLAHLGLQKINNDPCIGIKTLMEVSGRGGPYTISDVVFSLGPRINAAGRIADAKDAVKLLIACHEDKAKEQGLLINSRNAERKGHDQQITDEALGMIDSDEALIKRKSTVVFNENWHKGVIGIVASRLTEKYYRPTVVLTRSNGHVAGSARSVLGYDLYEALCGCSDLLIQFGGHRYAAGLTMKPENVDAFMHRFEEVVSTSISEEQLTQQIVIDAELNLSDIDSKFFRIMAQFAPFGPENMAPVFLTKNVYVSGNAGLVGGNHIKMNIIQPWSAAFSCIAFNHGEYLPMLKPNVPFDVCYTIEENVWREQRSIQLNIKGIRFSSV
- a CDS encoding GH3 auxin-responsive promoter family protein, giving the protein MTILNSVFTWFMKKRIHQIELFMKYPNEVQEEWFEQLVAGAENTEWGKKHHYKSIENLIDFKERVPIQTYDTLKPYIERMLKGEQNVLWPSEIRWFAKSSGTTSDRSKFIPVSEESLEECHFKGGKDMLTLYFNNRPDARIFTGKSLTLGGSHQVSQLSDATFFGDLSAVIMKNLPLWAEFYRTPHLDIALLENFEEKIEKMAYATKDVNVTSISGVPTWNILLFKRILEITGKNNLLEVWPNLELYFHGAVNFTPYREQFKKLIPNNEMYYLETYNASEGFFGIQDLETPGEMLLMLDYGIFYEFLPLENLYDEHPDTLTLDEVELGKNYALIISTNAGLWRYMIGDTVKFTSLSPYRIQITGRTKHFINAFGEELIVDNAERALAEACSQTGAIVRDYTAAPVYFSDNECGAHEWLIEFEERPREFDRFVDILDETLRRINSDYDAKRFKDMALRRPLVRKVAEGTFFSWMKERGKIGGQHKVPRLANSREYVDDILKMMALAGEV